One region of Marivirga arenosa genomic DNA includes:
- a CDS encoding triple tyrosine motif-containing protein, which yields MKLKYLLIFLIFNIQALLAQNGDLPLTHYEIPIPSQDLKFNDLKIDNQGRLILAYDKGLLQYDGNSWLKIEINSSPLKFLDINETPFLIAKDGIYTFKEDAFHQNTLHKKVSLSINSSFTDLVYHQNKFYLLIDEEIIVYDEEFNKVDVFRSNLGYKDIFTFDDKLFAFEDNYLLENVEGTWVDLNLYAPENTDFLFSFKGNDILYFAYDNGEFYSFNGKKFETFSDEINQYLSDNFAISGKFYEDKLIISTLSGGVLLIDENSKKISSTIQKYNGLPTNEVSAVTMDLQNGLWLAHPFGLSRASLNIPLSDFQYYPGIEGLPETSILHNGKLWVGTTRGLFYLKEVKDYETLTKKYIEKVKVSSNQKPEDEGDENFFEELFSVENNNAEVEIYIEKELNKFKEIYKEKGIRFLALRRKLNEKEEQLRDSIRKANKGEPKANPEYKTVIKTTNISKLKSIDYEYEKISEIDDHIETLIPFKNSLIAKSNTGIYLIKDFKANKISSLKMINKLYFEVNKNRLWIANDQGLFSLSIKDDNYKVIKHSDHIFNDMLIIRNQLIAVGSNQIEIFDIVENDITSKKKIEISNNFSEELAVFNSGQQIKLLRSDAILDLNLKSFKLKIDSTFENPLKYFLKDQKENMWIISSDNQWTVLNKNIQEQARKWFRILPSIKNINFINDEKIFFISNNRIIEWLSTPLQNYTTPKSFIDGIKIENKWIEDLDKIKLKHNENNLQVLLSTPEYLFTDDIEYQYYVKGLMDEWSGWSKNKEIDFPYIPTGNYKLQIKARTILSNEINNFSLDFKVTPPYWQTWWFYLLEIAFFSILIFISIKLNTTNQSSFLTKTFTFLTLILFLEFIATILENNLEGYVDDSPVYTFIINVILAVSISPIERGISKILVIWNSARSKSLISQMRKNQQKKENEQNQD from the coding sequence ATGAAACTAAAGTATCTCCTTATCTTTTTAATCTTCAATATTCAAGCACTTTTAGCACAAAATGGAGATTTGCCCTTAACGCATTATGAGATCCCTATTCCGTCTCAAGATTTAAAATTCAATGATCTAAAAATTGATAATCAAGGTCGATTAATACTTGCTTATGATAAGGGATTACTACAATATGATGGTAATTCATGGCTTAAAATTGAAATCAATAGCAGTCCGTTAAAATTTTTAGATATAAATGAAACACCATTTTTAATAGCAAAAGATGGGATTTATACTTTTAAAGAAGATGCATTTCATCAAAATACTTTACACAAAAAAGTATCATTATCAATAAATTCTTCTTTTACTGACTTAGTATATCATCAAAACAAATTCTATTTATTGATTGATGAAGAAATAATTGTTTATGATGAGGAATTCAATAAAGTCGATGTTTTCCGTTCGAATTTGGGTTATAAAGACATATTTACATTTGATGATAAACTATTTGCTTTTGAAGATAACTATTTACTCGAAAATGTTGAGGGTACCTGGGTTGACTTAAACTTATATGCACCAGAAAATACAGACTTCCTCTTTTCTTTTAAAGGCAATGATATATTATACTTTGCTTATGATAATGGAGAATTTTATTCATTTAACGGAAAAAAATTTGAAACCTTTTCCGATGAAATTAACCAATATCTTAGTGACAATTTTGCAATCTCGGGTAAATTCTATGAAGATAAACTAATCATCTCGACTTTAAGCGGTGGTGTACTCTTAATCGATGAGAATTCAAAAAAAATCTCTTCCACTATTCAAAAATATAATGGTTTACCTACCAATGAAGTAAGCGCTGTAACCATGGACCTGCAAAATGGTTTGTGGTTGGCTCATCCTTTTGGACTATCCCGTGCATCTCTTAATATACCATTATCGGACTTCCAATATTACCCTGGGATTGAGGGCTTACCTGAAACCAGCATCTTACATAATGGAAAATTATGGGTGGGTACAACAAGAGGGTTATTTTACTTAAAAGAGGTGAAGGATTATGAGACCTTAACAAAAAAATATATTGAAAAAGTAAAAGTATCCTCTAATCAAAAACCAGAAGATGAAGGAGACGAAAACTTCTTTGAAGAACTATTCAGTGTTGAAAATAATAATGCTGAAGTCGAGATATATATAGAGAAAGAACTCAACAAATTTAAAGAAATATACAAAGAAAAAGGAATTCGATTTTTAGCCTTAAGAAGAAAACTAAATGAGAAGGAAGAACAATTACGAGATTCTATACGAAAAGCGAATAAGGGTGAACCTAAAGCTAATCCTGAGTATAAAACCGTTATTAAAACCACCAACATAAGTAAGCTTAAATCCATTGATTATGAATATGAGAAAATATCAGAAATTGATGACCATATTGAAACATTAATTCCATTTAAAAACAGTTTAATTGCTAAAAGCAATACTGGAATTTATTTGATAAAGGATTTTAAGGCTAATAAAATATCCTCTTTAAAGATGATTAATAAGCTTTATTTCGAAGTAAATAAGAACAGATTATGGATAGCAAACGATCAGGGACTTTTCAGCTTATCAATAAAAGATGATAATTATAAAGTCATAAAACATAGCGACCACATTTTTAATGATATGCTAATTATTAGAAATCAACTAATTGCTGTTGGTAGTAATCAGATTGAAATATTTGATATAGTCGAAAATGACATAACATCAAAAAAGAAGATTGAAATTAGCAACAATTTTTCAGAGGAATTAGCAGTGTTTAATTCAGGTCAACAAATTAAATTATTAAGGTCAGATGCTATTCTTGACTTGAATTTAAAATCATTTAAACTAAAGATAGACTCAACATTTGAGAATCCTTTAAAATATTTCTTAAAAGATCAGAAAGAAAATATGTGGATTATTTCATCTGACAACCAATGGACAGTTTTAAATAAAAACATTCAAGAACAGGCCCGAAAATGGTTCAGAATTTTACCTTCCATAAAAAATATAAATTTCATTAATGATGAGAAAATATTCTTTATTTCTAATAACAGAATTATTGAATGGCTTTCAACTCCACTACAAAATTACACTACACCTAAAAGTTTTATAGATGGAATTAAAATTGAAAATAAATGGATAGAGGATCTTGACAAGATAAAGTTAAAACATAATGAAAATAACCTACAGGTTCTACTCAGTACTCCTGAATATTTATTTACAGATGATATTGAATATCAATATTATGTAAAGGGCCTTATGGATGAATGGTCAGGATGGTCTAAAAACAAGGAAATAGATTTTCCTTACATCCCTACCGGGAATTATAAACTACAAATTAAAGCAAGAACCATTCTTAGTAATGAAATCAATAATTTCAGTTTAGATTTTAAAGTCACACCTCCATACTGGCAAACCTGGTGGTTTTATCTACTAGAAATTGCTTTCTTCAGTATTCTAATATTTATCTCTATTAAATTAAATACAACTAATCAAAGTTCATTTTTAACTAAAACCTTTACATTTTTAACTTTAATTTTATTTCTTGAATTCATAGCAACGATTCTTGAAAACAATTTGGAAGGATACGTTGATGATTCACCGGTTTATACCTTTATCATTAATGTAATTCTTGCGGTATCGATTTCTCCAATAGAGCGAGGTATTTCAAAAATCTTAGTAATCTGGAATTCCGCAAGAAGTAAAAGTTTAATTTCTCAAATGAGAAAAAATCAACAGAAAAAAGAAAATGAGCAGAATCAAGATTGA
- a CDS encoding thioesterase family protein produces the protein MSRIKIEEPDKYLFTAKITTRITDLNYGGHVGNDRIFAFMHDARVQFFKSLGYKSELDFDGLGNIQSDAAITYKAEIFAHEEISIEVGVKDINKYGCDFVYRFLKEDGKVAAVGKTGIIFFDYEQRKIANMPESFLEKIK, from the coding sequence ATGAGCAGAATCAAGATTGAAGAACCTGATAAGTATTTATTCACCGCCAAAATCACTACCCGAATTACCGATTTAAACTATGGTGGTCATGTTGGTAATGATAGAATATTTGCCTTCATGCATGATGCAAGAGTTCAGTTTTTCAAATCATTAGGTTATAAAAGTGAATTAGATTTTGATGGCTTAGGAAATATTCAAAGTGATGCTGCCATAACTTACAAAGCAGAGATTTTTGCCCATGAAGAAATTTCAATTGAAGTTGGCGTAAAAGACATCAATAAATATGGATGTGATTTTGTTTATAGGTTTTTGAAAGAAGACGGAAAAGTAGCTGCTGTAGGAAAAACAGGGATAATATTCTTTGATTATGAACAAAGAAAAATTGCCAATATGCCTGAATCATTCCTAGAAAAAATAAAATAG
- a CDS encoding PKD domain-containing protein, with product MNNKILKSIFLVFLLSVKVALAQNFSETFWYFGDNNNAVRFDRNNARQSFLIDDQATPFGNSGAAVATNAIDGQLLFYTDGDLIYGKDHNAIPGGTAIGGDNTLRHPVAISPSPNANSDIYYVYIINDAGELQYLSVDMSLGTYGEVTASAQGTGFANLSDFINSYKFGDNYFLIFQSGNSLELAQVQADGTLASVASHNFSISFSLNGLSFRPNSGTNPQLALSSDNVSGTPKNIVLLDLDLSDPLNPLFQNENSLTNTGAVNQTISDVEWSIGGTNLYYARNNSSGQASLIQVNLDSASSENVLNRSVATVNSIQNGPDGNMYFLYNNGAESYLSRILRADSIPDSLRIEWELFSVTSYGQANSFPNIAPPAIVDGAVSFDWYTSQLNTSICQNNPVSFFADYGDFNDVTSLNWDFGNGQSSNAISPNVIFDQPGNYNVTLTVNVGGNIFIDSSQVTVEQFNSQVQLQDTTVCELPLENYGPTLSDGSQPDNVVWINADTTKFTDNGDGTATFDSSGVYTAAVTVGNCTVTASFTLTLFEEQKQVANFWYFGEGAGIDFSGDGGPVAVTDGNIQAEEGCTTVSDDNGDLLFYTNGETIWDSQHNVMANGTDLGGDPAASQGVVAVTHGSDPSLYYLFLNEDASTGSNIFSYALIDMKLNNGLGDVVLKGRKIYSRSTEKVAAQGVQNTNVLTHELGSNSFRYYPVNDQGINAAEFISEGSNYFSNSSANGYLKYAAGGDKIAQAYNSGGAFIDYIRRDSVNGWEEALIDVNFGGTVYGIEFSPSSNLLYATINDGANSLLLQIPIDDDYSIDDIQNPDSVTVADLGFEAGALQTGPNGQIYIAANNSPDVYTIGAPDQRYDPADGANLASSLQPFNLAGRTSRLGLPNFVQNLSTPSQEPSIAVIASCTSDQIILQGNGTTNFDQFNWTITPIGSTNSVYTSNSQNDTLDIQLDPGQYEASLRITNECGYDNLLVENFELYPSPDVSNVSNTRTFCGTTLTLGDDIVDEPGHTYVWNTGDTTQTIDVTETGNYSVTITSVNGCTSTADIFVGPPYEVDLGGDRIVCQDASLRLNADGSASTYRWFVDDVQQTASGQNFDVNTSTPGTFMIRVEIPDPIDPNCFASDEIEVIVNENPIITIDNTAEPSCGVNDGSISISLSGGSGDYTINWNGPTTVNAGTTNATALGAGSYNVTVIDNLTNCSTTETVSLSNATFTASAVQIASSCDPNLQEVEITLNASGDILRPAFQWEILDQTRSIIASSVTNDSIFTVDSLNEGSYSIEVTDANGCLASSSFTLNPAQQINFNPDDNVFGCGSNYDLLSYLQELASHTNDIVYSVTPNIDLSSATAGIYSIIATDTTGVLCADTATINLQISPQANILDIENTINCSGGRDLTVILDGQDPNNFTFNWSNGAQGQSITVNQAGTYTVTVAPNGNISCAAQSSVDVAENFEPLNASLETQVNCEDGTIIATAIASGASGNYNVVLTNSDGTQIPTIDNSQAALEWEIIETDTYTLTVSDTGPGGCDPIIITRDLTVQEIFQPQIEETYYICSTGIESVRSVVLDPGSFGSYTWTLPNGNTSTNRTVIANEPGEYRAVLTAAGCEYNISTTVLEDCQPQVFAPTAIRPGSSIAENRIFKVFANDYVGDFQIIIFNRWGTIVFQSNDKGFEWDATDLNGVQVPQGLYAYVINYKGTEENSRTYEQRGGVNVVR from the coding sequence ATGAATAATAAAATACTTAAATCTATTTTTCTTGTCTTTTTACTTAGTGTAAAAGTAGCTTTGGCTCAAAATTTCTCAGAAACATTCTGGTATTTTGGCGATAATAATAATGCTGTAAGATTTGATAGAAATAATGCCCGTCAATCTTTTTTAATTGATGATCAAGCTACTCCTTTCGGGAATTCTGGAGCGGCTGTTGCAACCAATGCGATTGATGGTCAATTATTATTCTACACAGATGGAGATTTAATTTACGGGAAAGATCATAATGCTATACCGGGTGGGACAGCAATAGGTGGGGATAATACTTTGCGTCATCCAGTGGCGATTTCTCCATCACCAAATGCTAATAGCGACATATATTATGTGTACATTATTAATGATGCAGGAGAATTACAATACCTTAGCGTAGACATGTCTTTAGGTACTTATGGTGAAGTTACTGCTTCAGCTCAAGGAACAGGTTTCGCTAATCTGAGCGACTTTATCAATTCTTATAAATTTGGAGATAATTATTTCCTCATTTTTCAGTCTGGTAACAGTTTAGAACTAGCACAGGTTCAAGCAGATGGGACATTAGCTTCTGTTGCAAGTCATAACTTCTCCATTAGTTTTAGCTTAAATGGATTATCCTTTCGACCCAATTCTGGTACTAATCCACAATTAGCACTTTCCTCTGATAACGTAAGTGGAACTCCAAAAAATATTGTATTACTAGATTTAGACCTTTCGGATCCTTTAAATCCTTTATTTCAAAATGAAAATTCATTAACTAATACTGGGGCAGTAAATCAAACTATTTCAGATGTCGAATGGTCAATAGGGGGAACAAACTTATATTATGCCAGAAATAATTCTAGTGGGCAAGCCAGCTTGATTCAAGTGAATTTAGATAGTGCATCTTCAGAAAATGTATTAAATAGATCTGTAGCTACCGTTAATTCCATACAGAACGGCCCTGATGGAAATATGTATTTCCTTTACAATAATGGAGCAGAGAGTTATTTAAGTAGAATATTAAGAGCAGATTCAATCCCTGATTCTTTGAGAATTGAATGGGAATTGTTTAGTGTAACATCTTATGGACAAGCTAATAGTTTTCCAAATATAGCACCTCCTGCAATAGTGGATGGTGCCGTAAGTTTTGACTGGTATACTTCCCAGTTAAACACGAGTATATGTCAAAATAACCCCGTTTCCTTTTTTGCTGATTATGGAGATTTTAATGATGTAACTTCTTTAAACTGGGATTTTGGAAATGGACAATCATCCAATGCAATAAGCCCTAATGTGATTTTTGATCAGCCGGGTAATTATAATGTTACCCTAACGGTAAATGTAGGAGGAAATATTTTTATTGATTCTTCTCAAGTAACAGTAGAACAGTTTAACTCTCAAGTTCAGCTCCAGGATACTACTGTTTGTGAATTACCTCTTGAAAATTATGGACCAACATTGTCAGATGGTTCTCAACCCGATAATGTCGTTTGGATCAATGCTGACACAACTAAGTTTACCGATAATGGTGATGGAACAGCTACTTTCGATTCTTCTGGAGTTTATACAGCTGCAGTTACTGTTGGAAACTGCACCGTTACAGCTAGCTTTACCTTGACCTTATTTGAAGAGCAAAAGCAAGTTGCTAATTTTTGGTATTTCGGGGAAGGTGCAGGAATAGATTTTAGTGGCGATGGGGGACCAGTTGCTGTTACTGACGGTAATATTCAAGCAGAGGAAGGGTGTACAACCGTTTCTGATGATAATGGTGATTTATTATTCTATACCAATGGGGAGACTATTTGGGACTCTCAACACAATGTGATGGCGAATGGAACCGATCTGGGTGGAGATCCCGCTGCTTCACAGGGAGTGGTTGCAGTAACGCATGGTTCTGATCCTTCATTATATTATTTATTCTTGAATGAAGATGCAAGTACTGGTAGTAACATCTTCTCCTATGCTTTAATAGATATGAAACTTAATAATGGATTAGGAGATGTTGTATTGAAAGGGAGAAAAATCTATAGTAGGAGTACTGAAAAAGTGGCTGCTCAAGGGGTTCAAAATACGAACGTGTTAACTCATGAGCTTGGAAGTAATAGCTTCAGATATTACCCAGTTAATGATCAAGGAATAAATGCAGCTGAATTTATATCCGAAGGAAGCAACTATTTTTCGAATTCTTCAGCAAACGGATATTTAAAGTACGCAGCTGGTGGAGATAAAATTGCACAAGCCTACAATTCTGGTGGTGCTTTTATAGATTACATCAGGCGCGATAGTGTGAATGGATGGGAAGAAGCATTGATTGATGTTAATTTCGGTGGAACAGTTTATGGAATTGAATTTTCTCCTAGCAGTAACTTATTGTATGCAACTATTAATGATGGAGCTAATTCATTGTTATTGCAAATTCCGATAGATGATGATTATTCAATTGATGATATTCAAAATCCAGATAGTGTGACAGTTGCTGACTTAGGATTTGAAGCAGGAGCATTGCAAACTGGACCAAATGGCCAAATATACATAGCAGCCAATAATAGTCCTGATGTTTATACAATTGGAGCCCCAGACCAACGATATGATCCAGCTGATGGAGCTAATCTGGCATCAAGTTTACAGCCATTTAATTTAGCGGGTAGAACAAGTAGATTAGGCTTGCCTAATTTTGTTCAGAATTTATCCACCCCAAGTCAAGAACCTTCGATAGCAGTGATAGCTTCATGTACATCAGATCAAATTATTTTGCAAGGGAATGGAACTACTAATTTTGACCAATTTAATTGGACTATTACACCGATTGGAAGTACAAATAGTGTCTATACATCGAATAGCCAGAATGATACTTTAGATATCCAATTAGATCCAGGTCAATATGAAGCTTCATTAAGAATTACCAATGAATGTGGATATGATAATCTTCTTGTCGAAAATTTTGAATTATATCCAAGCCCTGATGTTAGTAATGTTTCCAATACCAGAACTTTCTGCGGTACTACTTTAACACTAGGAGATGATATAGTAGATGAACCAGGACATACTTACGTGTGGAATACTGGAGATACTACTCAAACAATTGATGTAACTGAAACAGGAAATTATTCTGTTACGATTACTTCTGTAAATGGCTGTACTTCAACAGCTGATATATTTGTAGGTCCGCCATATGAAGTAGACCTCGGAGGTGATCGAATAGTTTGTCAAGATGCAAGTTTAAGATTAAATGCGGATGGAAGCGCATCAACTTACAGATGGTTTGTTGATGATGTGCAACAAACAGCTAGCGGACAGAATTTTGATGTTAACACCTCTACTCCAGGTACTTTTATGATTAGGGTAGAAATTCCAGACCCAATTGATCCTAATTGTTTTGCTTCCGATGAAATTGAAGTGATTGTAAACGAAAATCCTATAATTACGATTGACAATACAGCTGAACCTTCATGTGGAGTTAATGACGGTTCAATTTCAATATCTCTGAGTGGAGGCTCTGGAGATTATACAATCAACTGGAATGGACCAACTACTGTTAATGCCGGAACAACAAATGCTACAGCACTTGGGGCGGGCAGTTACAATGTGACAGTTATAGATAACCTTACTAATTGTAGTACCACTGAAACTGTGAGTTTAAGTAATGCTACATTTACTGCATCGGCTGTACAAATTGCCTCATCTTGTGATCCTAATTTACAGGAAGTTGAAATTACATTAAATGCGAGTGGCGATATTTTGAGGCCCGCATTTCAATGGGAAATATTAGATCAAACAAGATCTATTATTGCAAGTAGTGTTACGAATGATTCAATATTTACAGTAGATAGTTTAAATGAAGGATCGTACAGTATTGAGGTAACTGATGCCAATGGATGTTTGGCAAGTTCTTCATTTACCTTAAATCCAGCCCAGCAAATAAATTTTAATCCTGATGATAATGTATTTGGTTGTGGTTCAAATTATGATTTGCTATCATATCTTCAAGAACTTGCTTCCCATACAAATGATATTGTCTATTCAGTAACTCCAAATATTGATTTATCCAGTGCTACAGCGGGTATTTATTCAATTATTGCAACCGACACTACTGGAGTTCTATGTGCTGATACTGCAACTATTAATTTACAAATAAGTCCTCAAGCAAATATTTTAGATATAGAAAACACAATAAATTGTAGTGGAGGTAGAGACCTAACTGTAATTTTAGATGGTCAAGATCCGAATAACTTCACCTTTAATTGGAGTAATGGGGCTCAAGGACAGAGTATTACAGTAAATCAAGCTGGAACTTATACGGTTACTGTTGCACCTAATGGGAATATTTCTTGTGCTGCACAATCATCAGTTGATGTAGCTGAAAATTTTGAGCCATTAAATGCAAGTCTTGAAACACAAGTGAATTGTGAAGATGGAACAATTATAGCAACTGCTATTGCAAGCGGAGCAAGTGGAAATTACAATGTAGTTTTAACAAATTCAGATGGCACACAAATCCCTACCATTGATAACTCTCAAGCTGCATTAGAATGGGAGATTATTGAAACAGATACTTATACCTTAACTGTTTCAGATACAGGGCCAGGTGGTTGTGATCCAATTATCATTACCAGAGATTTAACGGTTCAAGAGATATTCCAACCTCAAATTGAAGAAACTTATTATATCTGTTCTACGGGTATTGAATCTGTAAGATCAGTGGTTTTAGATCCAGGTTCATTCGGAAGTTATACTTGGACTCTTCCAAATGGAAATACTTCTACGAACAGGACAGTAATAGCTAATGAGCCAGGTGAATATAGAGCAGTTCTAACTGCTGCTGGCTGTGAATATAATATCTCAACCACAGTTTTAGAAGATTGTCAACCACAAGTTTTTGCGCCAACTGCGATTCGTCCTGGTAGTTCAATTGCAGAAAATAGAATCTTCAAGGTTTTTGCAAATGATTACGTAGGGGATTTCCAAATCATCATTTTTAATAGATGGGGAACCATTGTATTTCAATCGAATGATAAGGGGTTCGAATGGGATGCTACTGACTTGAATGGTGTACAAGTTCCACAAGGCTTATATGCTTATGTGATCAATTACAAAGGAACGGAAGAAAATAGTAGAACTTACGAGCAAAGAGGTGGGGTAAATGTAGTCAGATAG
- a CDS encoding PorP/SprF family type IX secretion system membrane protein, protein MLESFIRNSLLISIILAAFFLRPEIAKAQDPQFSQFYAAPLYLNPAFAGNTQMSRAGINYRNQWPSINANFVTYSAYFDHYFDRLKSGVGLIVTRDEEGLVGLRSTSVGAQYAYQLRLSEKLTFRPGAQIGVYNRNLNFAELTFGDQWDPETQSFQNPTGEVATGQSKTFLDLSFGGVLYSDNFWFGYSVFHLNQPNQSILGEESILPMKHSFHAGYKIPINTGYRKGFSRNGDERSITPTAQYKMQGGFQQADLGLYSTLEPMVVGLWYRGIPFNTPNGFSSSESLVLLVGYSYQKLAVGYSFDYTLSDLGIRSGGAHEISISYVLSLRDPRRPPADKLVIPCPKF, encoded by the coding sequence GTGCTAGAGAGTTTTATAAGAAATAGTTTACTGATTTCAATCATCTTGGCTGCCTTTTTTCTAAGGCCAGAAATTGCAAAGGCCCAAGATCCGCAATTTTCACAATTTTATGCGGCACCCTTATATTTAAATCCTGCTTTTGCAGGAAATACTCAAATGAGTCGTGCTGGTATCAATTACAGAAATCAGTGGCCAAGTATTAATGCAAACTTTGTAACCTATTCAGCCTATTTCGATCATTATTTTGATAGATTAAAAAGTGGTGTAGGTTTAATTGTGACTAGAGATGAAGAAGGATTGGTGGGTTTAAGATCTACTTCTGTAGGTGCTCAATATGCCTATCAATTAAGATTATCAGAAAAATTAACTTTTAGGCCTGGTGCTCAAATTGGTGTATACAATAGAAATTTAAATTTTGCTGAACTTACATTTGGCGATCAATGGGATCCTGAAACTCAAAGTTTTCAAAACCCAACTGGGGAAGTTGCAACAGGTCAAAGTAAAACCTTTCTCGATCTATCATTCGGAGGTGTACTATATTCTGACAATTTCTGGTTCGGATACTCGGTTTTTCATCTAAATCAGCCTAATCAATCAATTTTAGGTGAAGAAAGTATACTTCCGATGAAACATTCATTCCATGCTGGGTACAAAATACCTATCAACACAGGTTACCGAAAAGGTTTTAGTAGAAATGGAGATGAAAGAAGTATAACGCCCACTGCTCAATATAAAATGCAAGGAGGTTTTCAGCAAGCTGATTTAGGTCTTTATAGTACATTAGAACCTATGGTGGTAGGACTTTGGTATAGAGGTATTCCTTTCAATACTCCAAATGGATTCTCTTCTTCGGAATCTTTAGTCCTTTTAGTAGGATATTCTTACCAAAAACTTGCAGTGGGTTACAGCTTTGATTACACTCTATCAGACTTGGGAATCAGAAGTGGCGGAGCCCATGAGATTTCAATATCTTATGTACTATCATTAAGGGATCCACGCAGACCACCTGCCGACAAACTTGTGATTCCGTGCCCTAAATTTTAA
- a CDS encoding M48 family metallopeptidase — MILTSDQFFAIILMVVAIDYALNTVVDLLNFKRANSKLPEDLQGFFNQEKYSEAVKYQRVNTKFGLWSGLSSLVIMLIVLLFGLFGELDDYVRVHFNSVITQTLAFFGIIFIVNDIWNIPWQWYSTFKIEESFGFNKMTSTLFWKDKIKSYVLTAIIGGILLSILVFLITWIGQSFWWIFWIVIAIFMIGANFFYTSWILPLFNKLVPLEDGSLREKIMSYGKSVEFPIQNIYVMDGSKRSAKANAFFSGFGKRKKIVLFDTLLEKNTEEELVAILAHEVGHYKKKHTISGLFSGILQTGAMLFIMSFMIFNPELSKALGAAQLSFPVNFIAFGIIYTPISLILSLFSNFISRKHEYQADEFATITYNGNALQNALKKLSVDSLSNLKPHKLYVFFHYSHPPLLERLKAIDKLK, encoded by the coding sequence ATGATTTTAACTTCAGATCAATTTTTTGCGATCATTTTAATGGTGGTAGCTATTGACTATGCACTTAATACTGTAGTAGACTTACTAAACTTCAAAAGAGCTAATTCAAAACTACCAGAGGATTTACAAGGTTTTTTCAATCAAGAGAAATATTCAGAAGCAGTTAAATACCAAAGAGTAAACACTAAATTCGGTTTATGGAGCGGATTATCTAGTTTGGTAATCATGCTTATTGTATTACTGTTTGGTCTATTTGGAGAATTAGATGATTATGTAAGAGTTCATTTTAATTCTGTTATCACCCAAACATTAGCCTTCTTCGGAATTATTTTTATTGTAAACGATATATGGAATATTCCTTGGCAATGGTATTCTACATTTAAGATTGAGGAAAGCTTTGGTTTTAATAAAATGACATCCACCTTATTTTGGAAGGATAAAATCAAATCATACGTTTTAACAGCAATAATTGGAGGAATCCTATTGTCTATTTTAGTATTTCTGATTACCTGGATAGGCCAATCTTTTTGGTGGATTTTTTGGATTGTGATAGCAATATTTATGATTGGTGCTAATTTTTTTTACACTAGCTGGATATTGCCTCTTTTCAATAAGTTAGTGCCTTTAGAAGATGGAAGTTTACGCGAGAAGATAATGTCATATGGTAAATCTGTAGAATTCCCTATTCAAAATATTTATGTTATGGATGGCTCTAAAAGATCCGCAAAAGCTAATGCCTTTTTCTCAGGTTTTGGTAAAAGGAAGAAAATTGTACTCTTTGACACTTTATTAGAAAAGAATACAGAAGAGGAGTTAGTTGCCATTTTAGCTCATGAAGTAGGTCACTACAAAAAGAAACATACAATTTCCGGTCTGTTCAGTGGTATTCTTCAAACCGGTGCTATGCTATTTATCATGTCATTTATGATATTCAACCCTGAATTGAGTAAAGCACTGGGTGCGGCTCAGCTAAGCTTCCCTGTTAATTTTATTGCATTTGGAATTATATATACACCTATTAGCTTGATTTTATCATTGTTTTCAAACTTTATTAGTCGAAAACATGAATATCAAGCTGATGAATTTGCGACAATTACTTACAATGGTAATGCTTTGCAAAATGCTCTTAAAAAGCTTTCTGTGGACAGTTTGAGCAATTTAAAACCACATAAGTTGTATGTATTCTTTCATTACTCACATCCCCCGCTCTTAGAAAGACTAAAAGCTATCGATAAGCTCAAATAA